In Liquorilactobacillus hordei DSM 19519, the following proteins share a genomic window:
- a CDS encoding IS3-like element IS1163 family transposase (programmed frameshift) — MKRYQDDFKASIVKMHREEKRSIRSLSEEYGVSPAAIHNWVKGAKSVELEDGTEVTSKEFKQLQKENQRLKEELEIFKSCGGVTGKALGRINCLVFIEDQLLRHRLSIILSALKLPRSTYYHWKRYQPSQHERVDNQLKEKIKLIWENNYRAYGYPRITMVLRKSGIRVGSKRILRLMREMEIHSLMNRRFKKPGTHVDHSQRPNLIKHQPNARIWRADITYLELRPGTWVYLSSIYEPKVHQVLAFKIGRQMEAPLVVETINQALECHQKPQYFHSDMGSQYTSNEVETLLERHQISHSYSKQGYPYDNGPIEAFHSLLKREFAFQTTFSNFEDLVIRTSNYISWFNSDRIRTSV, encoded by the exons ATGAAACGATATCAAGATGATTTTAAAGCCAGCATTGTGAAGATGCATCGTGAAGAGAAAAGATCTATTCGCTCGCTTTCCGAGGAATACGGTGTTTCTCCAGCCGCAATTCATAACTGGGTTAAAGGCGCTAAATCAGTTGAGCTAGAAGACGGTACTGAAGTAACGTCCAAAGAATTCAAACAACTTCAAAAGGAAAATCAGCGATTAAAGGAGGAACTTGAAATTT TTAAAAGCTGCGGCGGTGTTACTGGGAAAGCATTAGGACGAATTAATTGCCTTGTCTTCATAGAAGATCAGTTATTGCGACACCGCTTATCAATTATTCTTTCGGCACTGAAATTACCGCGTAGCACCTATTACCATTGGAAAAGATATCAACCTAGTCAACACGAACGTGTTGATAATCAGCTCAAAGAAAAAATTAAATTGATTTGGGAAAATAATTATCGTGCCTATGGTTATCCACGAATAACGATGGTGCTTCGCAAGTCAGGCATCCGTGTTGGGTCAAAACGAATTTTACGATTAATGAGGGAAATGGAGATTCACTCTTTAATGAATCGGCGATTTAAAAAACCTGGCACTCATGTGGATCATTCACAACGCCCCAATTTAATCAAGCACCAGCCCAATGCAAGGATATGGCGTGCTGACATTACTTATTTGGAATTACGTCCAGGAACCTGGGTTTATCTCAGTTCTATTTACGAACCAAAGGTTCATCAAGTTCTTGCTTTCAAGATTGGTCGTCAGATGGAGGCGCCGTTAGTTGTAGAAACGATTAATCAGGCGCTTGAATGTCATCAAAAGCCACAATATTTTCACTCTGACATGGGTTCACAGTACACCAGCAACGAAGTTGAAACTTTACTTGAACGGCATCAGATTAGCCACTCATACTCAAAACAAGGTTATCCTTATGATAATGGGCCAATTGAAGCTTTTCACTCATTGTTGAAGAGAGAGTTTGCCTTTCAAACAACTTTTTCCAATTTTGAGGACTTGGTAATCCGAACCTCAAATTACATCAGTTGGTTTAATTCCGACAGAATTAGAACGAGTGTTTAG
- a CDS encoding carboxymuconolactone decarboxylase family protein has protein sequence MDKYENGLQIREEVIGRKASQLVTDSLADIAPILNQKTLLAFDEAKTRGILDMKQREMITITTLLTQGDTPSQLRIHIQGALNVGMTRDEIIETFVHCLPYVGFPRVLNAVSVAREVFNKD, from the coding sequence TTGGATAAATATGAAAATGGATTACAGATACGCGAGGAAGTTATTGGACGAAAAGCAAGCCAGTTAGTAACGGACAGCTTAGCAGACATTGCTCCTATTCTAAACCAAAAAACACTTTTGGCTTTTGATGAAGCAAAAACCCGAGGTATCTTAGATATGAAGCAGCGAGAAATGATTACAATTACTACATTACTGACACAAGGTGATACACCCAGCCAGCTTCGCATCCATATTCAAGGTGCCCTAAATGTAGGAATGACACGTGATGAAATAATCGAAACTTTCGTTCATTGCTTACCTTATGTTGGTTTTCCGAGAGTACTAAATGCAGTTTCAGTTGCTAGAGAGGTTTTTAATAAAGATTAA
- a CDS encoding IS30 family transposase has protein sequence MGTTILSFEDRVVIETLHHEKHSLQYIADYLGLSKTTIFNEVHRLAGEYHAVKAQTDHEVKLSHRGRKTILTTNLKRLIEEKIKIQKWSIEQVAHVVRIAYKTIYNWIDQGLLDINVTDLPDHGIRRKRAKETRGSFSHGRSIEDRPAEISDRNTSGHFEADTVLSGKRKGQAVATFVERKSRLTIVKRLNGRDSTSMTKAILELANQLGDNLKTLTVDHGKEFANYNLIEEQAGVPLYFAHAYSPHERGSNENRNRVLRRFIPKGQPIDEITDDELIQINWYLNSRPLKCLNWRTPIEIFLRNLRY, from the coding sequence ATGGGCACCACTATTTTATCATTTGAAGACCGCGTTGTCATCGAAACACTTCATCATGAAAAGCACTCACTTCAATATATTGCCGATTATTTAGGCCTTAGTAAAACCACTATCTTTAATGAGGTTCATCGCTTAGCTGGTGAGTATCACGCAGTTAAGGCTCAAACTGACCATGAAGTTAAACTTAGTCATCGTGGTCGTAAAACCATCTTAACGACTAACCTAAAGCGCTTGATTGAAGAAAAAATCAAGATCCAAAAATGGTCAATTGAACAAGTGGCTCATGTAGTTAGAATTGCCTACAAAACCATCTATAACTGGATTGATCAGGGACTACTGGATATTAATGTGACTGATTTACCTGACCATGGTATTCGTCGCAAACGAGCTAAAGAAACCCGTGGTAGTTTTAGTCATGGACGTTCCATCGAAGATCGTCCAGCTGAAATTTCTGATCGTAATACTTCAGGTCACTTCGAAGCTGATACAGTTTTATCTGGAAAACGTAAAGGTCAAGCAGTAGCTACGTTTGTCGAGCGTAAGAGTCGGCTTACCATCGTTAAACGGCTTAATGGACGAGATAGTACTTCAATGACCAAGGCTATTTTAGAATTGGCTAACCAGTTAGGAGATAATCTCAAGACCCTTACTGTTGACCATGGGAAAGAATTCGCCAACTACAATTTGATTGAAGAACAGGCCGGTGTTCCGCTGTACTTTGCGCACGCTTATTCGCCACATGAACGAGGCAGTAATGAAAATCGCAACCGAGTACTACGCCGCTTCATTCCCAAAGGTCAACCGATTGATGAGATTACCGATGATGAATTGATTCAAATTAACTGGTATTTGAATTCCCGACCACTCAAATGTTTAAATTGGCGAACACCGATTGAGATCTTTTTGCGTAATCTGCGTTACTAA
- a CDS encoding MFS transporter: MRVNFNYLCIAFLISSIGDWLYRLALPIIILSKTGSAYHAATTFGVSFIPWIIFSLLGGSLADNYAKKKILIIGNMFAALVVPVLLFILMEKQINFVLLYSAVFVLSSIDPLIHPSFQSIIPEIVEDKKFAEANATIQTIDNTLSIMGPLMGGSLVTLLGDYNALWIDLFSFLLTAVILTRLPRITGKTVQNGLVIKQLITDVIEGASYSLREKVIFSGSVMFLFTNFALNMFEANFIYYMTKLLNYPLFEATLTMSIGGIGSLIAGMVGSRIVNHFKAGVLLSFSTIFAGLSTLLLLASTNYLYIGIILGIISFFGTINVITYFTLRQRTVPKQILGRVVSVTRMVSYASIPVGSWFGGMLLAHGQSMFTVILLAGSLRTLTGVGAKFSPLNKE; the protein is encoded by the coding sequence ATTCGGGTTAATTTTAATTATCTTTGTATAGCCTTTTTAATTTCGTCGATTGGAGATTGGTTATATCGGCTAGCATTACCTATTATTATTCTTTCCAAAACGGGTTCTGCTTATCATGCGGCTACTACCTTTGGTGTCTCGTTTATTCCGTGGATTATTTTTTCATTATTGGGTGGTAGTCTGGCTGACAATTATGCTAAAAAGAAAATTCTGATAATTGGAAATATGTTTGCTGCATTGGTTGTGCCAGTATTGTTGTTCATTTTAATGGAAAAACAGATTAATTTTGTTCTCTTATACTCGGCAGTTTTTGTTTTATCGTCCATTGATCCATTAATCCATCCGAGCTTTCAGAGTATCATTCCAGAAATAGTGGAAGATAAAAAATTCGCTGAAGCCAATGCAACTATTCAGACAATTGATAATACATTATCAATCATGGGCCCATTAATGGGTGGATCACTGGTAACATTATTGGGTGACTATAATGCCTTGTGGATTGATCTTTTTTCGTTTTTACTAACTGCAGTAATATTGACGCGACTTCCAAGAATTACAGGTAAAACAGTTCAGAATGGACTTGTAATTAAGCAGTTAATTACTGATGTTATTGAAGGAGCTAGCTATAGTTTGCGCGAAAAAGTAATTTTTAGTGGTTCAGTTATGTTTCTTTTTACTAACTTTGCATTGAATATGTTTGAAGCAAACTTTATTTACTATATGACTAAGCTATTGAATTATCCACTTTTTGAGGCAACTCTAACGATGTCAATCGGAGGCATTGGTTCTTTAATTGCTGGAATGGTTGGCAGCAGGATTGTCAATCATTTTAAAGCGGGTGTTTTATTATCATTTAGCACTATTTTTGCTGGTTTGAGCACTTTACTCTTACTAGCAAGTACTAACTATCTTTATATTGGTATTATCTTAGGTATTATTAGCTTTTTTGGAACAATTAATGTCATTACTTACTTTACTTTAAGACAAAGGACAGTTCCAAAACAGATTTTGGGAAGAGTTGTTTCAGTTACACGCATGGTTTCATATGCTTCAATTCCTGTTGGGTCATGGTTTGGTGGGATGTTACTGGCACATGGTCAATCAATGTTTACAGTTATTTTATTGGCAGGTAGTTTGCGAACTTTAACAGGGGTAGGGGCTAAATTTTCACCATTAAATAAGGAATGA
- a CDS encoding GNAT family N-acetyltransferase — protein MIIQRIFKETDATAVAALVKKTMLTTNIKDYTKEYLENDLKKLTALAFIERAKYFHCYVFSDSTAENKIVGVGSIGAYWGKKDESSLFNIFVLPEYQGQGIGKQIIQTLEQDIFFKRAKRIEIPASITGLKFYQKLGYSFKNGIDTIDDEGLYRLEKFNRTK, from the coding sequence ATGATTATTCAACGGATTTTCAAGGAGACAGATGCCACTGCAGTTGCTGCTCTGGTCAAAAAAACTATGTTAACCACTAATATTAAAGACTATACCAAGGAGTACTTGGAAAATGATTTAAAAAAGCTGACTGCTTTAGCATTTATTGAAAGGGCTAAATATTTTCATTGCTACGTATTCTCAGATAGTACTGCTGAAAATAAAATTGTCGGTGTGGGGTCAATTGGAGCTTACTGGGGTAAAAAAGATGAAAGTAGTCTCTTCAATATTTTCGTGTTACCAGAATATCAAGGCCAGGGAATTGGCAAACAAATCATTCAAACATTAGAACAAGATATATTCTTTAAAAGGGCTAAAAGAATTGAGATTCCAGCTTCAATTACAGGACTAAAATTCTATCAGAAACTGGGGTATTCCTTTAAAAATGGGATTGATACAATTGATGACGAAGGATTATATCGACTTGAGAAATTTAATCGGACTAAATAA
- a CDS encoding helix-turn-helix domain-containing protein yields the protein MKFGERLKQARIEMDLTQGQVANDFFITRQTISSWENEKTYPDISSLIKLSDYYHISLDILLKEDVGMRESLEKKEVSEELRPVRRNLILIDLILLVVLLGNLFNVGRL from the coding sequence ATGAAATTTGGTGAGCGATTAAAACAAGCAAGGATAGAAATGGATTTGACCCAAGGACAAGTCGCAAATGATTTTTTTATTACAAGACAAACTATTTCTAGCTGGGAGAATGAGAAGACTTATCCTGATATTTCGAGTCTTATCAAATTAAGCGATTATTACCATATTTCTTTAGATATTTTATTGAAGGAGGATGTAGGGATGCGTGAAAGCTTAGAGAAGAAAGAAGTTTCAGAAGAACTGAGACCAGTTCGCCGTAATCTCATATTAATTGATTTAATCTTACTTGTAGTTTTACTAGGAAATTTGTTTAATGTAGGTAGATTGTAA
- a CDS encoding MerR family transcriptional regulator: MIKTYKISEISSITGLSIPILRYYEDLGLLKPARNDNNYRVFKDKDLRWIEFISRAKATGMPLAKIIEYSKLREQGDETVKERISILEQQEQILHAQQQEIQTHIDFLQNKKRYYAQLQDSYKKS; encoded by the coding sequence ATGATTAAAACATATAAAATCTCTGAAATTTCAAGTATAACGGGGCTTTCAATTCCAATATTACGCTATTATGAGGACTTAGGTCTTCTGAAACCTGCACGCAATGATAATAACTACCGTGTTTTTAAGGACAAAGACTTGCGATGGATTGAATTTATTAGCCGCGCAAAGGCAACTGGAATGCCATTGGCAAAAATTATTGAATATTCTAAGCTACGAGAACAAGGAGATGAAACAGTTAAGGAAAGAATAAGTATCTTGGAACAACAAGAACAAATATTGCATGCACAGCAACAGGAAATTCAGACACACATTGACTTCTTACAGAATAAAAAAAGATATTATGCACAGTTGCAAGATAGTTATAAGAAATCTTAG
- a CDS encoding helix-turn-helix domain-containing protein, which translates to MISQLGISLKKIRREQKLSQKEVADNICSQSMLSAIEHGKYIPNAALLLALCEKLSISLNDISLASDFNISSSQNFNDKLSYLCNQHRYVELKTFLVNSATFDQVQTATQTQAYYYYLGVACLHVDTTWDKARQNLQLAIASGEEQLTVTTLTRVALISLALTEAKAGQKTRALDFLKQATEKIDKAFYEENLNIVFYLAALIYLELDDTKESLKWIQAGIKFSTSHNSHYMLANCYRLLAQIAKKSEDLDQELEAQKRSNLFKHLFAEKVFDDF; encoded by the coding sequence ATGATTAGTCAACTTGGAATCTCTTTGAAGAAAATTCGCAGAGAACAAAAACTTTCTCAAAAAGAGGTTGCAGATAATATTTGCTCACAATCAATGTTATCTGCAATTGAGCATGGAAAATATATTCCGAATGCAGCATTATTACTAGCGCTTTGTGAGAAATTGTCAATTAGTCTGAATGATATCAGCTTAGCGAGTGATTTTAATATTTCTAGCAGTCAAAATTTTAATGATAAACTTTCTTATTTATGTAATCAACATCGATATGTTGAACTAAAGACTTTTTTAGTGAATTCTGCAACTTTTGATCAAGTTCAAACCGCCACTCAAACACAAGCATATTACTATTATCTGGGTGTTGCTTGTTTGCATGTGGATACAACTTGGGATAAAGCTAGACAAAATCTGCAATTAGCGATTGCCAGTGGCGAAGAACAGTTGACTGTAACAACGCTAACTCGAGTGGCTCTTATTTCCTTAGCTTTGACAGAAGCAAAAGCCGGCCAAAAAACACGAGCACTAGATTTTTTGAAACAAGCAACTGAAAAAATTGATAAGGCATTTTATGAGGAAAATCTAAATATTGTTTTTTACCTTGCGGCATTAATTTATTTAGAGTTAGATGATACCAAGGAGTCTTTAAAGTGGATTCAAGCAGGTATTAAATTCAGCACTAGCCATAATTCTCATTATATGCTCGCTAATTGTTATAGACTTCTCGCACAAATTGCGAAAAAAAGTGAAGACTTGGATCAAGAGTTGGAAGCACAGAAACGGAGTAATCTTTTCAAGCATCTTTTTGCTGAAAAAGTCTTTGATGATTTCTAA
- a CDS encoding TetR/AcrR family transcriptional regulator: MTRDKMIEQSKNAFVDALFCLLEHEQFEDTTIKQLTLESGYSRRTYYRYFGSKTSILDEMLAKYLNSYQKYLLGLPMKPEDISRRVINFLWPHRQRVVILARNNLLVPLLTRHISKIADMLLDIRVPWRQKSQIVNIITQLSTQLVDFVYS, encoded by the coding sequence ATGACTAGAGATAAGATGATTGAGCAATCAAAAAACGCGTTCGTTGATGCATTATTTTGTTTGCTTGAGCATGAACAATTCGAAGACACTACAATCAAGCAGTTAACTTTGGAATCGGGATATTCACGAAGAACCTATTATCGATATTTTGGTAGTAAGACATCTATTTTGGATGAAATGTTAGCAAAATATTTAAATAGTTATCAGAAGTATTTATTAGGGTTACCAATGAAACCAGAAGATATCTCTAGACGTGTTATCAACTTTCTTTGGCCACATCGCCAGAGAGTAGTGATACTAGCCCGCAATAATTTACTTGTTCCACTACTAACTCGTCATATTTCAAAGATTGCAGATATGCTTTTGGACATCAGAGTTCCGTGGAGACAAAAAAGTCAGATAGTCAATATTATTACGCAATTATCTACTCAATTGGTGGATTTTGTGTACTCTTAG
- a CDS encoding helix-turn-helix domain-containing protein: protein MEFHNILRNKRKEANLTQQELADQLHVTRQTLSRWENNLSYPNLDTLIQLGEILDIPLDNLLKGGENQMVTKLSNDVRNKRKYGLYLQIIFIFLILLITWLAILGYGRATQNQWIDFSNPFLKTQYGYAILPGKVPEKKQWSDVIDAGSKHSHKELISVPQKVDAFVSDDPFGSGGWLKFNTGRYNKNERWALVAHKGSYVYSIRLLSYKQIPLLMREQIGTSYLSYDSKNEPRLAKRFTWWPFN from the coding sequence GTGGAATTCCATAATATTTTACGCAATAAAAGAAAAGAAGCTAATCTAACTCAACAAGAACTTGCAGATCAATTACACGTCACACGGCAAACTCTCTCTCGCTGGGAGAACAACTTAAGTTATCCAAATCTTGACACGCTCATCCAACTCGGTGAAATTCTTGATATTCCTCTTGATAATTTACTTAAAGGTGGAGAAAATCAAATGGTTACAAAACTTAGTAATGATGTTAGGAACAAGAGAAAATACGGGCTTTATTTGCAAATAATTTTTATTTTCTTAATTTTATTAATTACCTGGCTTGCAATCTTAGGATATGGTCGAGCTACCCAAAATCAGTGGATTGATTTCTCTAATCCATTCTTGAAAACCCAATATGGCTATGCAATATTACCCGGGAAAGTTCCTGAGAAAAAGCAATGGTCAGATGTCATTGATGCAGGAAGTAAGCATAGTCACAAGGAACTTATTTCTGTTCCGCAAAAAGTTGACGCCTTTGTTTCCGATGATCCTTTTGGAAGCGGAGGTTGGCTCAAGTTCAACACTGGCAGGTACAATAAAAATGAACGTTGGGCACTCGTTGCTCATAAGGGTTCTTATGTCTATTCTATTCGCTTATTGTCTTATAAACAGATTCCTCTTTTGATGCGTGAACAAATAGGCACTTCATATCTTTCATATGATTCAAAAAACGAACCCCGTCTAGCCAAAAGATTCACTTGGTGGCCCTTTAATTAA
- a CDS encoding pyridoxamine 5'-phosphate oxidase family protein, which translates to MYAKRFIQLFLIFLLTIFIAMLVVSYLDIKGYFVQSLALSVVGYIILVIPLTLLTILKQRKKFSKNGNSKSNSEFNNALSKLDNIIVLSTVSENNRVTSSVITFKQSRTEDNIFYIMTDSKTNRVRNIIQNKAAAITTWFDRKTGIRISSNNIKPEIIEGNEMLTEMAIHPEIKELSEDLKNNVIIKLTIHSALIESFQSSPLVVTFS; encoded by the coding sequence ATGTACGCCAAAAGATTTATCCAGTTATTTTTAATATTTTTACTGACAATTTTTATAGCAATGTTGGTGGTTTCTTACTTGGACATTAAAGGATACTTCGTACAATCCCTTGCCTTATCTGTGGTAGGTTATATTATTTTAGTAATCCCTCTAACTTTACTGACAATTCTTAAACAACGTAAAAAGTTTAGTAAGAATGGAAATTCTAAAAGTAATAGTGAATTTAATAATGCTTTGAGTAAATTGGATAATATCATTGTTTTATCCACGGTTTCCGAAAATAATAGAGTAACTTCAAGTGTCATTACTTTTAAGCAGTCAAGAACAGAGGATAATATTTTCTATATCATGACTGATAGTAAGACAAACCGTGTTAGGAATATTATTCAAAATAAAGCCGCAGCAATCACAACTTGGTTTGATAGGAAAACAGGAATAAGAATTAGCTCAAATAATATTAAGCCAGAAATTATTGAGGGTAATGAAATGCTTACCGAAATGGCTATCCATCCAGAGATAAAAGAACTATCCGAAGATCTCAAGAATAATGTTATTATCAAATTAACTATTCACTCGGCTTTAATTGAATCATTTCAATCTAGTCCATTAGTAGTAACATTTTCATAA